One genomic segment of Vibrio penaeicida includes these proteins:
- a CDS encoding sensor domain-containing diguanylate cyclase, which translates to MHRLLKRQLRKAFPNGVPKEGETFNADQINTFIEMVDQGYQSMAEQLTMTERTLDLSCTELTNRNQTLSLILDALPDMSFWIDKEGLVRDIRSGNFSPPFIDAEENFKAIEDLDIVINSPELKNFLKNYQSKSGKAAELNLYAQETHYQVKARITPISHTRWLLVLRDISLTKQLEMLQKQRMEQIQKAQKQLQGLVNAAPTGIVICNPKQEIIMVNQYISTIFQKPKGEFLGKNPTELVAVKHRTSLRAQVIDVLKCEQEECSRRLDTAITLPSGNLMQAEIALSTLMFDDQLLIIMSISDISDRKQLEKKLRVLASTDPLTGALNRRSFNDYTERAISTCIRINRPLSLIILDIDFFKKINDTYGHAAGDEVLVAVVSKIGEVTRDVDILGRLGGEEFAVALPNSSLELAKEIAERIRQEIERMVVINCNHNIRLTVSLGVITLSGTSLEKPLECAINSADEYLYFAKEHGRNQVVDSEGFKKRTS; encoded by the coding sequence ATGCACAGACTTCTCAAACGTCAATTGCGCAAAGCTTTTCCAAATGGTGTGCCAAAAGAAGGGGAAACCTTCAACGCTGATCAAATCAACACGTTTATAGAAATGGTTGATCAAGGCTATCAATCAATGGCAGAACAGCTAACAATGACCGAACGAACCCTCGATCTGAGCTGCACAGAATTAACCAATAGGAACCAAACTCTTAGCTTGATATTGGACGCGCTTCCAGACATGAGCTTTTGGATTGATAAAGAAGGTCTTGTTCGGGATATTCGCTCTGGTAATTTCAGCCCACCATTTATTGACGCTGAAGAAAATTTTAAAGCCATAGAAGACTTAGATATCGTCATTAACTCTCCTGAACTTAAGAACTTCCTAAAAAATTACCAATCCAAAAGTGGTAAGGCAGCTGAATTAAACCTTTATGCTCAAGAGACGCACTACCAAGTAAAAGCTAGAATTACACCCATTAGCCATACTCGTTGGTTACTGGTGTTGCGAGATATTTCATTAACCAAACAACTTGAAATGCTTCAGAAGCAACGAATGGAACAAATTCAAAAAGCTCAGAAACAACTTCAAGGGCTCGTAAACGCAGCACCAACGGGCATTGTGATATGCAACCCCAAGCAAGAAATCATTATGGTAAATCAGTACATCAGTACTATTTTTCAAAAACCTAAAGGAGAGTTTCTTGGTAAAAATCCAACAGAACTTGTTGCAGTAAAGCATCGAACTTCTTTACGTGCGCAGGTTATTGATGTTTTAAAGTGTGAACAAGAGGAATGCAGCCGACGGTTAGATACTGCCATTACGTTACCTTCTGGCAATCTAATGCAAGCAGAAATAGCGCTAAGTACACTCATGTTTGATGATCAGCTTTTGATTATTATGTCTATTTCTGACATTAGCGATCGCAAACAGCTGGAAAAGAAATTGCGTGTTCTTGCTTCTACCGACCCGTTAACAGGTGCACTCAACCGACGAAGTTTCAATGATTATACTGAGCGCGCCATTTCCACTTGTATCCGTATCAATCGCCCTCTCTCGCTCATCATTTTAGATATCGACTTCTTCAAAAAAATCAACGATACATATGGCCATGCCGCTGGTGATGAGGTTCTTGTTGCTGTTGTATCGAAAATTGGTGAGGTAACAAGAGATGTGGATATTCTTGGCCGACTTGGAGGTGAAGAGTTTGCTGTTGCTCTTCCTAATTCATCATTGGAGCTAGCCAAAGAAATCGCTGAACGAATAAGACAAGAGATAGAAAGAATGGTTGTGATTAATTGCAATCACAATATTAGGTTGACTGTCAGCCTTGGCGTTATTACCCTTTCAGGCACATCACTTGAAAAACCGTTAGAGTGTGCCATAAACTCTGCTGACGAATATCTTTACTTTGCAAAAGAACATGGCAGAAACCAAGTCGTCGACTCCGAAGGCTTTAAAAAACGTACAAGCTAA
- a CDS encoding GNAT family N-acetyltransferase produces MIVRRAERKDKEEWAILRNELWPDELSMHKLDIESFFDLTSVHIVEVFVLDNEEDKIVGFIELNIRSHAEGVDARGVPYIEGWFIERDYRGQGFGKKLLRQAEGWARRQGFDWLASDSDINNLASIACHNAVGFKEMARNVCFAKSLRTHQPLDSDESKTNSSD; encoded by the coding sequence GTGATCGTTAGAAGAGCAGAGCGCAAAGACAAAGAAGAGTGGGCGATACTAAGAAATGAATTATGGCCCGATGAACTATCAATGCACAAACTGGATATAGAATCCTTTTTTGACCTTACTAGTGTTCACATTGTCGAGGTATTTGTTCTGGATAATGAAGAAGATAAGATCGTCGGTTTTATTGAGTTAAACATTCGAAGCCACGCAGAAGGAGTCGATGCTAGAGGTGTCCCTTATATCGAGGGGTGGTTCATTGAGCGGGATTATCGCGGGCAGGGCTTTGGTAAAAAGCTTTTGAGGCAAGCGGAAGGCTGGGCTCGACGCCAAGGTTTTGATTGGTTAGCAAGCGATTCAGATATTAATAACTTAGCTAGTATCGCTTGTCACAATGCGGTGGGGTTTAAAGAGATGGCTAGGAATGTCTGTTTTGCAAAAAGCCTAAGAACACATCAGCCACTAGATAGCGATGAGTCAAAGACAAATAGTAGTGATTAA
- a CDS encoding chitinase C-terminal domain-containing protein, translated as MNHSHQISEKKGLFSLSTIAASCMLALSAFSAPAAAATPVDHEACRPDGLYQTPGVTVPYCTIYDQEGREKMGMDHPRRLIGYFTSWRAGDDPQAQYLVKDIPWEQLTHINYAFVSIGSDGKVNVGDVNDPNNAAVGKTWPGVEVDPALGFKGHFGALATAKQKHGVKTLISIGGWAETGGHFGADGKRVADGGFYTMTTNADGSINHAGIEKFAASAVEMMRKYKFDGLDIDYEYPTSMAGAGNPDDKAFMEPRRKYLWASYQELMKVLRQKVDAASAQDGNHYMLTIAAPSSGYLLRGMETFDVTKYLDYVNIMSYDLHGAWNDHVGHNAALYDTGKDSELAQWNVYGTAAYGGIGYLNTDWAYHYFRGSMPAGRINIGVPYYSRGWQGVTGGENGLWGRAPLPNQAECSPGTGEGEKNNCGYGATGLDNMWHDKDANGVEMGAGSNPIWHAKNLEKGIYGSYAAAYNLDPVNNPDHKFVGNYVRHYDSVAVAPWLWNAQKSVFLSTEDKDSINVKADYVIDKEIGGIMFWELAGDYNCYVLDAQGNRTTVDATEQACTTGNGEYHMGNTMTKAMYDKFQAATPYGNKVGVLPTPTEAVDIAVSVGGFKVGDQNYPINPKVTFTNNTGTELPGGTEFQFDIPVSAPDNAKDQSGGGLKVIASGHTRANNIGGLDGPMHRVSFSLPNWKALPAGGTYELDMVYYLPISGPANYSVKVNGKEYAFKFEQPSLPIGDLVGGGDPGGPGDGTCSTTGINVYPNWPQTDWAGNPSHATGGDQMVHNNVVYKANWYTSSVPGSDGSWTKVCAVK; from the coding sequence ATGAATCATTCGCACCAAATTAGTGAGAAAAAGGGTCTTTTCTCATTAAGCACTATCGCTGCTTCATGCATGTTGGCATTAAGCGCATTTTCTGCCCCTGCGGCGGCTGCAACACCAGTAGATCACGAAGCTTGTCGACCAGACGGTCTTTATCAAACTCCTGGCGTAACCGTCCCTTATTGTACAATTTACGACCAAGAAGGTCGTGAAAAAATGGGTATGGATCACCCAAGACGACTTATCGGTTACTTCACTAGCTGGCGTGCTGGTGATGACCCTCAAGCACAATACTTAGTTAAAGATATTCCATGGGAGCAGTTGACCCATATTAACTATGCATTTGTGAGCATTGGATCCGACGGTAAAGTTAATGTTGGTGATGTTAACGATCCAAACAACGCAGCAGTTGGTAAAACATGGCCTGGTGTTGAAGTTGATCCTGCGTTGGGCTTTAAAGGTCACTTTGGTGCACTTGCCACTGCAAAACAGAAACACGGCGTAAAAACGTTGATCTCCATCGGCGGTTGGGCCGAAACGGGTGGTCACTTTGGTGCTGATGGTAAGCGTGTAGCAGACGGTGGCTTCTACACAATGACGACCAATGCCGATGGTTCTATCAACCATGCGGGCATCGAAAAGTTCGCAGCGTCTGCTGTAGAAATGATGCGTAAGTACAAGTTTGATGGCTTGGATATCGATTACGAATACCCAACATCAATGGCAGGTGCTGGTAACCCAGACGATAAAGCGTTTATGGAACCTCGTCGTAAGTACTTGTGGGCTTCGTACCAAGAGTTGATGAAAGTACTTCGTCAGAAAGTGGATGCGGCATCTGCACAAGATGGCAACCACTACATGCTGACAATTGCAGCGCCTTCTTCAGGTTACCTGCTTCGTGGTATGGAAACGTTTGACGTTACTAAGTACCTCGATTACGTAAACATCATGTCTTACGACTTGCACGGTGCGTGGAACGACCACGTAGGTCATAACGCAGCGTTGTACGACACAGGTAAAGATTCTGAGCTAGCGCAGTGGAATGTATACGGTACAGCGGCATACGGTGGTATCGGTTACTTAAATACTGACTGGGCTTACCACTACTTCCGCGGTTCTATGCCTGCTGGTCGTATCAACATCGGTGTTCCATACTACTCACGTGGTTGGCAAGGTGTAACGGGTGGTGAAAACGGTCTTTGGGGTCGTGCTCCTCTTCCTAACCAAGCAGAATGTTCTCCTGGTACGGGCGAAGGCGAAAAGAACAACTGTGGTTACGGTGCAACTGGCCTCGACAACATGTGGCACGATAAAGATGCTAACGGTGTTGAGATGGGTGCAGGTTCTAACCCAATCTGGCACGCGAAAAACCTTGAAAAAGGAATCTACGGTTCATATGCTGCTGCGTACAATCTAGACCCAGTAAACAACCCAGACCACAAATTTGTAGGTAACTACGTACGTCACTATGACAGTGTGGCTGTAGCACCTTGGTTGTGGAACGCCCAGAAGAGCGTATTCCTTTCTACAGAAGATAAAGACTCCATCAACGTAAAAGCGGACTACGTTATCGATAAAGAAATCGGTGGCATCATGTTCTGGGAACTTGCGGGTGACTACAACTGTTACGTGCTAGATGCTCAAGGAAACCGCACAACGGTTGATGCAACTGAGCAAGCTTGTACGACTGGCAACGGTGAGTACCACATGGGTAACACCATGACAAAAGCGATGTACGACAAGTTCCAAGCGGCAACACCATATGGAAACAAAGTGGGTGTTCTACCTACACCAACTGAAGCTGTTGATATTGCTGTAAGTGTTGGTGGCTTTAAAGTGGGTGATCAAAACTACCCAATCAACCCTAAAGTCACGTTTACGAACAACACAGGTACTGAATTACCTGGTGGAACTGAGTTCCAGTTTGATATCCCAGTATCTGCTCCAGATAACGCTAAAGATCAATCTGGTGGCGGTCTGAAAGTGATTGCTTCTGGTCATACACGTGCGAACAACATTGGTGGTTTAGACGGACCAATGCACCGCGTATCTTTCTCTCTACCAAACTGGAAAGCACTACCAGCGGGCGGTACTTACGAGCTTGATATGGTTTACTACCTACCAATCTCAGGTCCTGCTAACTACAGTGTGAAAGTAAATGGTAAAGAGTACGCGTTCAAGTTTGAACAGCCTAGCCTACCAATTGGCGACCTAGTTGGTGGCGGTGATCCAGGTGGTCCTGGCGATGGTACTTGCAGTACTACAGGTATCAACGTTTACCCTAACTGGCCTCAAACTGACTGGGCGGGTAACCCAAGCCACGCAACAGGTGGTGACCAAATGGTTCACAACAACGTTGTTTACAAAGCAAACTGGTATACATCATCTGTACCAGGAAGCGATGGCAGCTGGACGAAAGTGTGTGCAGTAAAGTAA